In Helianthus annuus cultivar XRQ/B chromosome 8, HanXRQr2.0-SUNRISE, whole genome shotgun sequence, a single genomic region encodes these proteins:
- the LOC110873467 gene encoding serine/arginine-rich splicing factor SC35 codes for MSDFGRAGPPDIRDTYSLLVLNITFRTTADDLFPLFDKYGKFVDVFIPRDRRTGDSWGYAFVRYKYADETQKAVDKLDGRVVDGREIMVQFAKYGPDVERM; via the exons ATGTCGGACTTTGGAAGAGCAGGCCCGCCGGACATCAGAGACACCTATTCGCTACTCGTTCTCAACATCACCTTCCGTA CAACTGCTGATGATTTGTTTCCCCTTTTTGATAAGTACGGAAAGTTTGTTGATGTATTCATCCCCAGAGATCGCAG GACTGGAGATTCTTGGGGGTATGCTTTTGTTAGGTATAAGTATGCAGATGAGACTCAGAAGGCAGTGGACAAGCTTGACG GAAGAGTTGTTGATGGCAGAGAGATAATGGTTCAGTTTGCCAAATACGGGCCAGATGTTGAAAGAAT GTAA